One region of Purpureocillium takamizusanense chromosome 4, complete sequence genomic DNA includes:
- a CDS encoding uncharacterized protein (EggNog:ENOG503NZUD~COG:Q) — MSSPADETNHDFEFAQRGLVATFKDPLVFSDPNRGGGGKDDKGTHVVWNTEAYDFMQDDCPPDLANPSLWRQGQLCSVTAGLYHVVDGIWQIRGLDLANMTFVRVPSTNSVVIIDCLTSVETARRGIELFQEHWRETVGQGGSADIAALIYTHCHVDHFGGAQAVVDEAAVHGTGSPLKILGPDGFLEHAVSENIYAGAAMNRRSVYMYGERLDKSPTGQIGCGLGQALSSGTGAIIAPTHVIKVDGPLLPDLAIKGLDVVCQLTPGTEAPAEVNFWFPQYNALCMAENATHTQHNIQTLRGAPVRDARLWSRYLDESIALFGEKADVAFASHHWPTWKYAGDGDSPQENLILTFLSEQRDFYAYLHNETLRRLNNGQTPVEIAEAIVMPPELSLRTHLRGYYGSVSHNVKAVYDRYMGWFDGNPANLWRHPPVAEGVRYVAAIGGRDAVLARAEEYRKSGDLRFAATLLSHLVFSGVSGDQADLVARERLADVYTQLGRGAENGTWRNIYLTGAHELLHVPEGGVASLAPSSLMALNFDELFDTVAIRIDGPAAFEHKGLTIDFMVGDMQVGPGDKIKGAAWHLRLSHGALTGRAMEYVQPRATASDVDLTVWLSHAGLVQLVGSAAAGSPKRISDIEGATTAGDPGAWDAVTSLIVLPNPAFNIVTP, encoded by the coding sequence ATGAGCTCACCAGCAGACGAGACCAACCACGACTTCGAGTTCGCCcagcgcggcctcgtcgccacctTCAAAGACCCCCTCGTCTTCTCCGACCCgaaccgcggcggcgggggcaaggacgacaagggcaCGCACGTCGTCTGGAACACCGAGGCCTACGACTTCATGCAGGACGACTGCCCGCCGGACCTCGCCAACCCCTCGCTCTGGCGCCAGGGCCAGCTCTGCAGCGTCACCGCGGGGCTGTaccacgtcgtcgacggcatctgGCAGATCCGCgggctcgacctcgccaacATGACGTTCGTGCGCGTCCCCTCGACCAACTcggtcgtcatcatcgactgCCTCACGTCCGTcgagacggcgcgccgcggcatcgagcTCTTCCAGGAGCACTGGCGCGAGACGGTCGGGCAGGGGGGCAGcgccgacatcgccgccctcatctACACGCACTGCCACGTGGACcactttggcggcgcgcaggccgtcgtcgacgaggcggccgtccaCGGCACGGGATCGCCGCTCAAGATCCTCGGCCCCGACGGCTTCCTCGAGCACGCCGTCAGCGAAAACATctacgccggcgccgccatgaacCGCCGCTCCGTCTACATGTACGGCGAGCGGCTCGACAAGTCCCCCACGGGCCAGATCGGCTGCGGCCTCGGACAGGCCCTCTCGTCGGGCAcgggcgccatcatcgcgcCCACGCACGTCATAAAGGTCGACGGGCCCCTGCTGCCGGACCTGGCCATCAAggggctcgacgtcgtctgcCAGCTCACCCCCGGCaccgaggcgcccgccgaggTCAACTTTTGGTTCCCGCAGTACAACGCGCTATGCATGGCCGAGAACGCGACGCACACGCAGCACAACATCCAGacgctgcgcggcgcccccgtgcgcgacgcccgcctcTGGTCGCGCTACCTCGACGAGTCCATCGCGCTGTTTGGAGAAAAGGCCGACGTCGCTTTTGCGAGCCACCACTGGCCGACGTGGAAGTACGCTGGTGACGGTGACTCCCCGCAGGAGAACCTCATCCTCACGTTCCTCTCGGAGCAGCGCGACTTCTACGCCTACCTCCACAACGAGAcgctccgccgcctcaaCAACGGCCAGACCCCCGTCGAgatcgccgaggccatcgtcatgCCCCCCGAGCTCAGCCTCCGCACCCACCTGCGCGGCTACTACGGCTCCGTCAGCCAcaacgtcaaggccgtcTACGACCGCTACATGGGCTGGTTCGACGGCAACCCGGCCAACCTGTGGCGCCAcccccccgtcgccgagggcgtccgctacgtcgccgccatcgggggccgcgacgccgtcctcgcccgcgccgaggagtACCGCAAGAGCGGCGACCTGCGCTTCGCCGCGACCCTCCTCAGCCACCTCGTCTTCTCGGGCGTCAGCGGCGACCaggccgacctcgtcgccaggGAGAGGCTCGCCGACGTGTACAcccagctcggccgcggcgcggagaACGGCACCTGGCGCAACATCTACCTCACGGGAGCCCATGAGCTGCTGCACGtccccgagggcggcgtcgcgtccCTCGCCCCGTCCTCGCTCATGGCCCTCAACTTCGACGAGCTCTTCGACACCGTGGCCAtccgcatcgacggccccgccgcctTTGAGCACAAGGGCCTCACCATCGACTTCATGGTCGGCGACATGCAGGTCGGCCCGGGCGACAAGATCaagggcgccgcctggcATCTGCGTCTGAGCCACGGCGCGCTGACGGGCCGCGCCATGGAGTACGTGCAGCCGCGAGCAACTGCCAGCGACGTCGACCTCACCGTCTGGCTTTcgcacgccggcctcgtccaacTCGTCgggagcgccgcggcgggcagtcCCAAGCGCATCAGCGACATTGAAGGGGCTACCACCGCCGGGGACCCCGGGGCCTGGGACGCCGTCACGTCTCTCATTGTCCTCCCCAACCCTGCTTTCAACATTGTCACTCCCTGA
- a CDS encoding uncharacterized protein (EggNog:ENOG503NXQ3~TransMembrane:1 (i278-295o)) — protein sequence MMPMQRSLSSPVCTRSSPPVSPTVAHISTSPTPSPDAHAAAAPKARRQGSRSPSRASDATHIPPRRRAEDSQRRGRTHRQSPTATFRRPLVAQLSTPSPAGGARRDARDRSATPPRAQADKIPQSRSKPLLDDLSLYTNPHLTRDNESTTLEELAHVVRLSKYQERKRANTRIRLHRNLVSTALSARLTRCGEIAHRNLVDNFRKDDKDSFALLYNAIHDVRKSCDELRRYALLEPEMESLSSPALASSDSLDTPTNSVIGVGPLRSIAPFLHDISASARETFLDFLSQLRTNPDYLATRICALTSSELNAFLSFHKGLEPVESVLPFHGRSGTRSHSGAPARNGHNADIERLLSFQRHDPLSILIHTCFANSAGPDSLEDQRRTDIWSTVLARLIQQPKSSSEHFLISVLNIWTAMRDWSGKSNMEWYLMKILEDGAFLLDRAEDQHGTRFNLSDWNQSDELAAKAFYDKAVDELFELIDDEDATGIPEGLLELGNAIIKKLDSKYVENTSKWFVWRCLFFVFLLGVIVHPESYGMLAEYHITPYAREKILKKVAMKAHEYVSSMWSGKPSATCVPVQVPPKIKAHVEGILARFQGARSKVPAAKLLPARSITSLRETVEVHPYLVISPADLLTLVNALFPEKRPLSAGSSMRSGQVSVSGLSAISQPIAMVGSRANFETASIISTSVSSALSDGAASREGLSDDHNTATPQRYSPPSVDPEAQRRLNKYEDDGYRLRLALHELSQNLGPENLRGSCHPCAERWAVLFVSSDGRALSMNMTYDPDDERDEEENSSSVDTDDEDGESGPELDKDYHQLRDSILRLVEDYEIPRSLEADSERAQLSNRASRLKRYKSRTKIITPEKTMSSRNPYRQHVAKEPTSSTSDGVVDEPDPILITMLKAASARSKAQADFVSAHAYWKTLKQLNALGSQSLRENGFAVLINIFSRGPKDSIRRSAAAIEEYDAWLVWLKQSQERHEGLIDQMMRRVRAMRDKMWFVTDVRNSREYAHSRDVCQALKTMGMPRRWNSFQRSRTNTSRGQSASYLYRTESQVMDLLAASEEQGGPNKLSDDQAEKTALWLQQYNVENFCQSEERIHRFCCEVDRCISQLIGETIREAPVLWSSELYKRDKIVYDRMRIREREQTAAADDSSSLLSDGDRRFASSLNRSGAYARDLRGVGSQHHLDSARAGSRAGAHLSDIVDGQEYFEKASPIHTIDSASTFWSPFQPAMSPGSLASRAYSPTTSLTNLSTTFSGPLYHSQLPSSSSVSFGRPATSASSNETVFPPRAEDEKSRFLNELRRSVTSLLLSDLGNLVLARGSETDVWFDNLGQQCIDRKEALDRRARRRSERREKDRQSKSSPRPRVIEKKKSCNNLRGVGDGAGERSSGSLEATTPKPDQEVSAVGSGGDGHGRPIQKETASDFPFKKAFQRLLNMFSVHPNPHAKLNALNELEHLIVASLLSSGSKRPRASRSDAGSSVVVAEENGAINRHAQLEGTIDNIKERRSQALQSSLPSTGLVYQSRQSNSETRSVLSGSASNTDAITKELQMLFRDASIRPKSLFRDLQMIASFVPPSILDKSDKGKAFWNTGLAALKVKSEVCRTMVEMADEIIAARANTRKSAGEGGGPVAEAVPSATGTPPPPSSTYKMDDAGKMWAITAKEGYATAQRELALFYLSNPEFVERTTLPLSKPREVFKQVVMEKYGRTERARGSVGGPNAGGMGGGSGGTRPQGMSANAPDGLAMGTTEGDVRNDAGIMCVAVHWMEAAEQGGDELASSFLRQNEFAGLS from the exons ATGATGCCCATGCAgcgctccttgtcctcgcccGTCTGCACACGTTCCTCTCCCC CCGTGTCGCCTACCGTTGCACACATCTCGACCTCGCCCACTCCGTCGCCTGACGCGCATGCAGCGGCCGCTCCCAAGGCTAGGCGCCAAGGGTCGCGCAGCCCGTCCCGTGCGTCCGACGCCACCCACATCCcaccgcggcgtcgcgccgAGGAttcccagcgccgcggccgcaccCATCGTCAgagcccgacggcgacgtttCGACGtccgctcgtcgcccagctctcgacaccgtcgcccgccggcggcgcgcgtcgcgaTGCCAGGGATCGGTCCGCCACGCCCCCTCGTGCCCAAGCCGACAAGATCCCCCAGTCCCGGTCCAAGCCTCTGTTGGACGATCTCTCCTTGTACACGAACCCGCACCTGACCCGCGACAACGAGAGCAccacgctcgaggagctggcccACGTCGTGCGCCTCTCCAAATACCAGGAGCGCAAGCGCGCCAACACCCGCATCCGCTTACACAGGAACCTGGTCTCGACCGCCCTCAGCGCCCGGCTGACGAGATGCGGCGAGATTGCCCACCGCAACCTGGTTGATAACTTCCGCAAGGATGACAAGGATAGCTTCGCCCTGCTGTACAATGCCATTCACGACGTCCGAAAGAGCTGCGACGAGCTGCGTCGATACGCCTTGCTCGAGCCCGAGATGGAGTCCCTCTCCTCACCGGCTCTGGCTTCGTCTGACAGCTTGGACACGCCCACTAATTCCGTAATCGGCGTTGGACCCCTTCGCTCCATTGCCCCCTTCTTGCATGATATTTCCGCGTCAGCCAGAGAAACGTTTCTTGATTTCTTGTCTCAGCTTCGCACCAACCCGGACTACCTGGCCACCCGGATCTGTGCGCTGACAAGCTCCGAGCTGAACGCCTTCCTCAGCTTTCACAAGGGCTTGGAGCCGGTTGAGTCGGTGCTGCCCTTCCATGGCCGGTCCGGCACCCGGTCCCACTCGGGCGCACCCGCCCGGAACGGCCACAATGCCGACATCGAGCGGCTGCTTTCTTTCCAGCGGCACGACCCGCTGTCCATCTTGATCCATACTTGCTTTGCTAACTCGGCGGGGCCGGACAGCTTAGAGGACCAGCGGAGGACTGACATCTGGTCCACCGTCTTGGCAAGGCTCATCCAGCAGCCCAAGTCGAGCAGCGAGCACTTCTTGATATCTGTCTTGAACATTTGGACTGCTATGCGGGACTGGTCCGGAAAATCCAACATGGAGTGGTACCTCATGAAGATTCTCGAAGATGGCGCCTTTCTCTTGGACAGGGCCGAGGACCAGCACGGAACACGCTTCAACCTCTCAGACTGGAACCAGTccgacgagctggccgccaaggcctTTTATGACAAGGCTGTGGACGAACTCTtcgagctcatcgacgacgaggacgcaACGGGCATACCCGAGGGCCTGCTGGAGCTCGGCAATGCCAtcatcaagaagctcgacagCAAGTATGTCGAAAACACGTCCAAATGGTTTGTTTGGAGATGTCTCTTCTTTGTGTTCCTCCTCGGGGTCATTGTCCATCCAGAGTCGTATGGAATGCTGGCCGAATACCACATCACGCCCTATGCCAGGGAGAAGATTTTGAAAAAGGTCGCCATGAAGGCCCACGAGTACGTTTCCAGCATGTGGAGCGGTAAGCCCTCGGCCACTTGCGTTCCTGTTCAGGTACCAcccaagatcaaggcccACGTGGAAGGCATACTGGCTAGATTCCAAGGCGCACGGTCCAAGGTACCCGCTGCCAAGCTGCTTCCTGCTAGGTCCATCACGTCTTTGAGAGAAACCGTCGAGGTCCACCCATACCTGGTCATCAGTCCCGCGGACTTGCTCACGTTGGTGAATGCCCTGTTCCCCGAGAAGAGACCACTCTCAGCAGGCTCGAGCATGCGGTCCGGTCAGGTTTCCGTCTCAGGCCTGTCGGCCATCTCACAGCCCATCGCCATGGTGGGTAGCAGGGCCAACTTCGAGACCGCGTCCATTATTAGCACCAGTGTTTCCTCGGCACTCAGCGACGGCGCTGCTTCACGCGAGGGCCTTTCGGACGATCACAATACGGCTACCCCACAACGGTATAGCCCCCCATCTGTCGACCCCGAGGCCCAGAGGCGCTTGAACAAgtacgaggacgacgggtACCGTCTGCGGCTCGCCCTTCACGAACTGAGCCAGAATCTAGGGCCCGAGAACCTGCGGGGATCCTGCCACCCCTGTGCAGAACGGTGGGCTGTTCTCTTTGTATCATCCGATGGGCGTGCATTATCTATGAACATGACGTATGATCCAGATGATGAGCGTGACGAAGAGGAAAATTCCTCGAGCGTCGATAcggacgacgaagatggtGAGAGTGGCCCAGAGCTCGACAAGGACTACCATCAACTCCGAGACTCTATTCTCAGGCTGGTGGAGGACTACGAGATACCACGCAGTCTGGAAGCCGACAGCGAGAGAGCCCAGCTGAGCAATCGCGCGTCGAGACTCAAAAGGTACAAGTCCAGGACCAAGATCATCACTCCGGAAAAGACCATGTCCAGCAGAAACCCATACCGACAGCACGTCGCCAAGGAACCGACATCAAGTACCtcggacggcgtcgtcgacgagcctgATCCCATCCTGATTACCATGCTCAAGGCGGCTTCCGCACGATCCAAAGCGCAGGCTGACTTTGTCTCGGCTCACGCATACTGGAAGACGCTGAAACAACTCAACGCACTGGGGTCCCAGTCTCTCCGCGAGAACGGATTCGCTGTACTCATCAACATATTCTCCCGTGGCCCCAAGGACTCGATACGAAGGTCCGCGGCGGCTATTGAGGAGTACGATGCGTGGCTGGTGTGGCTCAAGCAGAGCCAAGAGAGGCACGAGGGCCTGATCGATCAGATGATGAGACGCGTCAGGGCCATGCGAGACAAAATGTGGTTCGTCACGGACGTTCGGAACTCTAGGGAGTACGCACACAGCCGCGATGTCTGCCAGGCGCTCAAGACGATGGGGATGCCCCGGCGGTGGAACTCGTTCCAGCGATCGCGGACCAACACGAGCCGCGGCCAGAGCGCCTCATATCTTTACCGCACCGAGTCGCAGGTCATGGACCTGCTAGCAGCATCCGAGGAACAGGGCGGGCCAAACAAGCTCAGCGATGATCAAGCCGAGAAGACTGCGCTATGGCTACAACAATACAACGTGGAAAACTTTTGCCAGAGCGAAGAAAGGATCCACCGGTTCTGCTGCGAGGTTGACCGCTGCATCTCACAGCTGATTGGCGAGACGATACGCGAAGCACCAGTCTTGTGGTCGAGCGAACTCTACAAGCGCGACAAGATTGTGTATGACCGCATGCGAATTCGCGAGCGAGAGCagaccgcggcggcggacgacagCTCAAGCCTCCTTAGCGATGGTGACCGCCGCTTTGCCTCGTCGCTGAACCGCTCCGGCGCGTACGCCCGGGATCTTCGGGGCGTTGgcagccagcaccaccttGACTCGGCTCGAGCTGGCAGCCGTGCGGGCGCCCATCTGTCCGACATCGTGGACGGCCAGGAGTACTTTGAGAAGGCATCTCCAATCCACACCATCGACTCGGCCAGCACGTTCTGGTCGCCATTCCAGCCTGCCATGTCCCCCGGCTCGCTAGCCTCGAGAGCCTACTCTCCGACGACCAGCCTCACCAATCTGTCGACGACATTCTCAGGACCGCTGTATCACTCGCAGCTACCATCAAGCTCCAGTGTCTCTTTTGGGCGaccggccacgtcggcgtctTCCAACGAGACGGTCTTCCCTCCAAGAGCAGAAGACGAGAAAAGCCGCTTTCTGAACGAGCTAAGGCGGTCGGTGACCAGTTTGCTTCTATCCGACCTTGGGAACCTGGTACTCGCCCGCGGGTCGGAGACGGATGTCTGGTTTGACAACCTTGGACAGCAGTGTATCGACAGGAAAGAAGCGCTCgatcgacgagcccgccgccgatccGAGAGAAGAGAAAAGGATAGACAGAGCAAAAGCTCTCCTAGGCCGAGAGTCAttgagaagaagaagagctgcAATAACCTGCGCGGCGTTGGAGATGGAGCAGGCGAGCGATCATCTGGCTCcttggaggcgacgacgcccaagcCCGACCAGGAAGTTTCAGCCGTCGgcagcggtggtgatgggcaCGGCCGGCCAATACAAAAAGAAACGGCTTCCGACTTTCCTTTCAAAAAGGCGTTCCAACGACTTCTCAACATGTTCTCCGTCCATCCGAACCCCCATGCCAAGCTCAATGCGCTTAACGAGCTGGAGCATCTTATCGTGGCATCGCTGTTGTCCAGCGGGTCGAaacggccgagggcgagtcGATCGGACGCTGGCTCAAGCGTGGTCGTCGCTGAAGAGAACGGGGCCATCAACCGTCACGCCCAACTGGAAGGCACAATCGATAACATCAAGGAGCGCCGGTCTCAAGCTCTCCAGTCGTCTCTGCCGTCTACAGGGCTGGTCTACCAATCTCGGCAATCCAACTCGGAGACGCGGTCCGTCTTGTCGGGAAGCGCATCCAACACGGACGCAATCACAAAGGAGCTACAGATGCTGTTTCGTGACGCGTCCATCCGGCCAAAATCATTGTTCCGCGATCTCCAGATGATAGCGTCATTCGTCCCACCGAGCATCCTAGACAAGTCGGACAAGGGAAAGGCGTTTTGGAACACGGGCTTGGCGGCTCTCAAGGTCAAGTCGGAGGTGTGTCGAACCATGGTGGAGATGGCCGACGAGATCATCGCGGCCCGCGCGAACACGCGCaagtcggcgggcgagggaggcgggcCCGTGGCGGAGGCAGTtccctcggcgacgggcacgccgcctcctccgtcgaGCACATACAAGATGGACGACGCAGGGAAGATGTGGGCGATTACGGCCAAGGAAGGGTATgcgacggcgcagcgcgAGCTGGCTCTCTTCTACCTGTCGAACCCCGAGTTTGTGGAGAGAACGACGCTCCCGCTGTCCAAGCCCAGGGAGGTTTTCAAGCAGGTGGTCATGGAGAAGTATGGACGGACGGAACGGGCGCGAGGCAGCGTGGGAGGACCAaacgcgggcggcatgggcggtggcagcggcggcacgcgGCCGCAGGGCATGTCGGCCAACGCCCCGGACGGATTAGCCATGGGCACGACTGAAGGCGACGTCAGGAACGACGCGGGGATCATGTGCGTGGCGGTGCACTGGATGGAAGCGGCCGAacaaggcggcgacgagctggcgtCGAGTTTCTTGCGGCAAAACGAATTTGCGGGTCTGTCGTGA